The following nucleotide sequence is from Salinispirillum sp. LH 10-3-1.
GTATTGAGCACCTAAGGCAAGCTCTTGGTTGAGCTGCAGGATACGGCTGTTGGCGACTGGGTCATCCGCAGGTGTAGCAACACGACGACCACTGCTGACCTGCTCGGAGGTTTTTGCCACCTGAGCTTGCGCACGCAGAATGTTGTTCAGCGATGCGGTGGATATTTGATAGCTGGATAAACGGTCAGCCATGGTGTGTTCCTCAATAATTTCGGCCAGGGGGCTGGCTTCCTATGGCATTTTCGGCCAGAGGGCTGGCCTCCTACGATACTCTTCAGCCAGGGGGGCTGGCCCCCTACGGTCTTTTATCTAAAGGCGCCTAGCAGGGAGTTAAAGATTTCCTGTGCGACGCGTATCATTTGGGCGTTGGCATTGTATGCCTGCTCAAAGCGCACAAGTCGTGCCGCTTCTTCGTCTAAATTCACGCCCGACACCTGTTGCCAAGCTGCCATCGTTTGGTCAAGCGAAACACGCGCGGTGTCGGTGTTGATCTGCGCTTGCCGCGTTGACAAACCGATTTGCTGAATCAGTTGCGAGTAGGCGTCGTTAAAATTCAACCCACCGTCTCGGCCGTTCAGCAATTTTGCGGTTTGCAAGTCGATCATCCGCTCCGAGTTCCGGTTATCGGCACTCGGATCTTTATTATAGCCAATTTCAAAGCGGTCACCGGCTACGGGCCGCCCGTCAATTTGGAACTGATAACCCATATACGTAGGCTGCGCATTCGGCGAGCCCTGGAAAAGATTACCAAACGGCGGCTCAGTGGTCATGGTGATGCCATCGTCCATTACCACGTCGACTTGACCGCCCATGGTCATTTTTTGGCTACCCGTGCCGCCTTGCCCTTCCATTTTCATGACGACTTTGAAGCTGATATTACCACGCTCATCGATAGACACATCGACTCGGCCTGGCGCGTCGGCGCCATTGAGCCACGGGTCGTTGCGCTTGATGCGCTCTTGACTGGCTAGCTCAGCCTCAATCTTTTGCGCAATACCGAGCAACATATCGTCGGCGTCTGCATAGTTATCGGTCAATTCTATGGAAGCTTTATCCCCATAGGGTGTCGTGAATTCGTAAAGGTAGGGGCCTCTGTCCGAGAAATCGAAGCCTCTTGACTGAGTTAACAAGCCTCGCGTGTCAGCCCCGACGGAGTCGAGGAAAACAGTTTGTCCGTTACTGACTTCAAAGCTGTCACCCCTTGCATTGGCAACGTCTTGAGGGCGATCACCCTTCATTTCAATGCGAATATCATCACCATCGACCGAAGTGATCTTGACCGAGAAACCATCACTTTTTGCGGTAATGCCTGCATCTTGCAGGGCAAAACTGTTGTTGATTCGGTTTGCAATGAAATCAGCAGTCAGAGGGGACGGTACCTCTTTTATAAATCCTTCAGAAAAAATCCCCTGAATATCACCCAGTTCCTCACCCGGCATGGTGATATCAACGCCATTGATGTACACCTCAAAAGGCACTGGTGGGTCATAGGGCGGCGTAGCGTCACGGAATTTACTCAATTCAACTTCAGTGAATGCCCGCGCGGTTACACCAGGTACTCCATTTAATTCAGACGCTACCTGCTTGGCGCTCGCGCCGCCGGGCGTGGAGAGACGCTCTAATAACTGAGGTTTCCCGTCAGGCCCAATGGTCTCGAACGTAATACGCTCAGGGTTAAAACCGTTGTTCGGCCAGACATCTGGCTGATTAGCCGCCTGTGTAAACGGTACCTTGGGTAACCAGCCGGAATAGCTGGTGACCTGAGTTTCACCTGGATTATTGGAGAACATATCGTTGGCAATGCCTGGCGTGAACGGCAGGTTGCGCATGGGTGGCTGCAGTTGGCGCGGCCGCAGTGGATCGGTGTTATCCAGCAAGGTATATCGGTCCGCACTCTCAAACACCACCAAGATAGGCGGTGACAATTCGCCAGGCACTGCAAAGGCCTTAGTATCGGCGTCCAGCAACACTCCGTTATCGATGGAACCGGTGCCTTGGTTAGCCAAACTGCTGCCACCCGTAATAGGCATGGCAAAAGCCAATTCGGCAGGCAGAGTCAACTTGAGGTCAAAATCCTTCGCCGCGCCGCGCGTGGGCTGAAATACGTAGCGGTCGCCCTGCTGAAAGGTACCCGCGACCATCTTCACTTCAAGGCCATCAAAGGATACCGAGGCTGGCCGCTCACCG
It contains:
- the flgK gene encoding flagellar hook-associated protein FlgK, whose amino-acid sequence is MSLLNIALTGLNASQKQLEVIGNNISNANTPGYSRQEVILNSANSQFMGVGYIGSGVDVTTIRRLHDAFTTEQMRTDTQLYKGYETYRDNIDQINKLLGDERTGIGPVLSDFFSALQTASDSPGFIPAREAFIGAASVLQDRFNLIYDRMDQQNKLINDQLRSYSGEVNTLASGIAQLNQDIQNAQGDSRRAPPNDLLDKRDEMVRQLSEIVAVDVVVADGNYDVYIGSGQALVIGFEANRLEAQPGVKDPSRSDIVFVSKKERLVITDSINGGQLGGTLKFRNENLDEALNYLGRVAVGVASSFNEQQALGINLFGAFGSDMFTDYNDQALARSRVQYNANNARPNDRVVEVYIRDIGQLSVSDYEMRFTGPRDANYEVVRLTDGEVVSSGVISGERPASVSFDGLEVKMVAGTFQQGDRYVFQPTRGAAKDFDLKLTLPAELAFAMPITGGSSLANQGTGSIDNGVLLDADTKAFAVPGELSPPILVVFESADRYTLLDNTDPLRPRQLQPPMRNLPFTPGIANDMFSNNPGETQVTSYSGWLPKVPFTQAANQPDVWPNNGFNPERITFETIGPDGKPQLLERLSTPGGASAKQVASELNGVPGVTARAFTEVELSKFRDATPPYDPPVPFEVYINGVDITMPGEELGDIQGIFSEGFIKEVPSPLTADFIANRINNSFALQDAGITAKSDGFSVKITSVDGDDIRIEMKGDRPQDVANARGDSFEVSNGQTVFLDSVGADTRGLLTQSRGFDFSDRGPYLYEFTTPYGDKASIELTDNYADADDMLLGIAQKIEAELASQERIKRNDPWLNGADAPGRVDVSIDERGNISFKVVMKMEGQGGTGSQKMTMGGQVDVVMDDGITMTTEPPFGNLFQGSPNAQPTYMGYQFQIDGRPVAGDRFEIGYNKDPSADNRNSERMIDLQTAKLLNGRDGGLNFNDAYSQLIQQIGLSTRQAQINTDTARVSLDQTMAAWQQVSGVNLDEEAARLVRFEQAYNANAQMIRVAQEIFNSLLGAFR